The segment ATGATGTTAGTTAAACATCTTTTTATTTATACCGCATTATAATGAAAAATAAGATATAATAAAGTTAAAGTGTTGTTTTCAGGGAAGATTTAACAGCAATTTCAGGCGGACGAAATATTTCATGACTGAAGACAAAAAACCCAAAAAAATTATTATTGAAGGTGTGACGGAAGAAGGTAAAACCTTTCGCCCTAGTGATTGGGCAGAACGCGTCAGTGGCCAATTATCCACCTTTAAAAACCACCGCATATACTATTCGCCTATGCTACGCCCTTCTTATAGTAAGGGAAATCGCTGCGTCGTATTAGATCCTGCCTTAAAAGACACGAATCCTGAACTTTATAAACATATTCTTGATTTTGCAATTGCAAATAAACTAAAAATCTGTGGGGAAGAAGACGGGGATGAACAAGAAGACAATGAAAACAATCAAAAAACTTAGTATTGCCACTTTAATCGCATTTTTTTCTATAAACTGTTTTGCAGATGAGGTTGATCTCTCACAGAAATCAACACAAACACTCAAGGAATCTGACAAACAGCTTGAAGAATCGCTCAATCGTGAAGCGAAAATCCAAGAGCTGGTAAAAGAAAATGATTTGCTCAGCGACAAACAAAAACAGAAAGCAAAAAATGAGCAAAAAGAACGCGCTCGCAATGAAATCTTAAAAACAAACTGCACCCGTGCTAAAAGCCGTCTCGAAGATTTGATGACAAATGAACGGATATTGATCCAAAGCAAACAAGGTAAAACCCATGCTTTATCTCAAAAAGAAAAGCTGGATGAGATACAATCTACTGAAATTGCCATCAAAAAATATTGCACAAATTAATTTAACCCTCACCCGCCCTTTCAGGGCGCCCTCTCCCAATATTGGTAGAGGGAAAAATGTTCGCTTTGCGAACAAAGGAAATGGATTTTAAAGAAAAGGGAGCCACCTATATGTTGAGTGAATTGTCTAGTTTCATTCAGATAACCATAGATATTCTTTCTGGGATAATGGTGTTTCTTTTTCTAGGTGCTGCCATCACAGCAATATACATGTATATTGCTGATAAAATTCAAACTGAACAAGCCATTCGTCATAATTATCCACTGATTGGCAGATTTCGCTATTTTTTTGAAGAATTAGGCACTTTTTTTAGACAATATTTTTTCGCCTTTGATAGAGAAGAATTACCCTTCAATCGAGCCGATCGCAGCTGGGTTTATCGCGCAGCCAAAAATGTTGACACAACGCTCGCTTTTGGCTCAACACGCTCGCTCACCAGCGTTGGCACGGTACTCTTTGCAAACTGTACGTTTCCAACGCTCTCTACAGACGCGGTAGAACCCGGATCCGCAACAATTGGCCCCTTCTGCCGACACCCTTTCACAACAAAATCTTTCTTTAATATTTCTGCGATGAGCTATGGATCCATTTCTAGGCCTGCTATCTTAGCCCTCTCAAATGGCGCCCATACCGCAGGTTGTTGGTTAAATACGGGTGAAGGTGGTCTGTCCCCCTATCACCTGGAAGGCGGCTGCGATATTGTTTTTCAAATTGGTACTGCAAAATACGGTGCTCGAGAACTTGATGGTTCTTTATCCGACACCAAGTTAAAAGAACTCTCTAATATTCCACAAATTAGAATGTTTGAGTTAAAGCTATCGCAAGGTGCAAAACCTGGCAAAGGCGGAATTTTACCGGCTAAAAAAGTAAATCCAGAAATCGCCAGCATCCGAGGTATTCCTGTATGGCATGACTCCATTAGCCCCAATAGACATACTGACATTAACAGCAATCAAGACTTATTAAAAATTCTTGATCACATTAGAGAAGTGACGGGCAAACCTGTTGGCTTTAAATTGGTCATTGGTAATCAAGAATGGATTGAAGAATTCTGTCTCGATATTATTGAGTTTGGCATTGAAAAAGCCCCAGATTTTATAACAATTGACAGTGCAGATGGTGGCTCGGGTGCAGCGCCACAACCTCTTATGGATTATGTGGGTTTAGTAATCAGAGAAAGCTTGCCTATCGTGACAGATGCATTAATCAAGCATAATTTAAAGGAAAGAATAAAAATCATTGCTTCTGGCAAGCTGATTACGCCTTCAGATGTTGCTTGGGCACTGGCTACTGGTGCAGACTTTGTTCAAACAGCAAGAGGGTTTATGTTTGCTCTGGGCTGCATTCAAGCATTACAATGCAATAAAGATACCTGCCCAACAGGCGTCACTACTCATAATAAACGCTTACAAAAAGGCTTAGATCCTCTCAAAAAAGCAGTACGTGTTGCAAATTACCACATGAATATGACACATGACGTTGGTATGATTGCACATAGCTGTGGTGTTGCTGAACCCAGAATGCTCACACGTGAACATGTGAGGATCGTAAATGAAAAAGGCATATCTATACCTTACACTGAGTATTTAAAAGAAAATAAGCTTTAGTTTAGAGTAATGTTTAAAGCTTTGATGTATTTGGACTTCTGCGAGAACTTGGGATTGGGCTTGCATTTAGAGTCCTATTCTCTAGTATGGATTCTTCTTCAACCTCACCTACTGGCACAATCTGGTCATCATCTGTCAAGAAAGAAGAAGATGTTGCAGCAGATGTAATGGTAGAAAATTGCGTGAGAATCCTAGGGTCAGATGAATCTATAGACATATCCACATAGAGCTGCGGAACTCTTTGGTTTTCTTTTTCTTCGGCGGCTTCTAATAATTGGTTAATTTTTACAAGCAATTTATCTTTTAAGATAATTCTAGAATGATAATTTTCTGGAAACGAGGAAAGATAGTCTATTTTATTAGAACATATTTGTACATTATAACAAGCCAATAATTTGGAGCTATTTTGCAAAGCAAGATTTAGACTCCCAACAGTCGAACTATAAGTAATAAAACTTGCGTTATTGAAAGTTGTTCTTAATCTTTGATATAAATCATTACAAAATATATCTGAACCACCTAAACCATAATTTGACTCAAAAATAACACACGCCATATCCTGTGGGGAAATATTTGCACACTGCGCCATTACAGAATGATACAGCGTATTTTGAGCAGCTTGATATTGAATTGCACGATCTATTTCAATAGGAGATACAACGATTAGATTTACATTAGGAACTTTAGCAGTTATTAGTTTATTAAGAACCAAACTATCCATTTTACGATGCAAGAATACAAGGATTGATTTCATAATGTTAATGCCATACTGCCATATATTAGTTTAAATGCAAACTAATATAGCGCCTTTCATATACGAAAAACAACTTAATAGCGCCAAATACACAAATTAAGCAGACAAACTGCTCAACACAAAAGTAGCTGGCCCATCATTTACCAACCCCACCTCCATTTTTGCGCCAAAAACACCCGTTTTAACTTTAGAATATTGCCCACTCAGATACTGGATAAAATACTCGTATAGCGGTAAGGCCTCTTTAGGATCTGCTGCCTTAGAAAATGAAGGTCGCAAACCTTTATGCGTATCTGCCACTAAAGTGAATTGAGACACAATCAATAATTCACCAGAAGTTTGCATCACATTCAAATTCATCAGATCTTTTTCATCAACGAAAATACGATACGCTAAAATTTTATCTGCTAAACGCGCTATTTCTGTTTTTACTAATGGGTTTTGAGCATCATTTTTATCAATCCCTAAAAAAACAAGCAGCCCTTTCTCGATACGATTAAAACGCTTACCCTCAATCCATACTTCAGCCATACTCACACGCTGTAACAAAGCAATCATATTATACCCTTCACAGATGAATCTTAGCCGTAAAGGGCACAATGTCGGTGTTGTTGTTAGCTTCACGTATCTCACAATAGCCATGTATTTTGTATACACTCCTATTGCTCGAACACTTACCGCCTAACCAGCGAATCATCTGTTGTGGGTATAAACGGCTCATAGTTTGCGCCACGTTGAACCTTTCTCTGAATCTTCTATGGCTATGCCCATTTCCGTTAATTGCGTGCGGATCTGATCGGCCTTAGCCCAATTTTTCTCTGCACGAGCTTGAATTCGCTCTGCAATTAATAACTCAATGGCATCATTTTCTTGATTATCACCTTTGAAAAAAAGCTCAACGTCTTTATCCAAAATACCTAATATTTCCCCTAAAGATAATAAGATATTAGCAAGTTCATTCGCAGCAACCATATCTTTTTCTGTTTTAGCAATATTAATCTTATTTGCCAAATCAAACATCACAGCTAAAGCTTGTGGTGTATTAAAGTCATCATTCATTGCTTGAAAGAATTTTTCTTTCCAAGGATTATCTTTCGCAGGAGAAGTTTTATTAAGATCTAAGCCTTTCAAGGCCGTGTATAAGCGTCCTATTGATTGTTTCGCTTGATCCAAATTTTCAACAGAATAGTTAACAGGGCTTCTGTAATGGCTTGAAATGAGAAAATATCGAACAACCTCTGCATCATACTGAGCTAATACTTCACGAATGGTGAAAAAATTGCCTAAAGACTTTGACATTTTCTCTTTAGAAACTTGTACAAAACCAACATGCATCCAATGATTAACAAAGGTTTTGTGTGTGGCTGATTCAGATTGTGCCCGTTCATTTTCATGATGAGGGAAAACCAAATCAGCACCACCGCCATGGATATCAAAGTGATCCCCCAAGCAATCCGTTGACATGGCAGAGCACTCAATATGCCAACCAGGTCGCCCCTCTCCCCAAGGTGAAGCCCAACTTGGCTCATTGGCTTTTGATTTTTTCCACAATACAAAGTCCAACGGTGATCGCTTTGCTTCTTGCACATCAACACGTGCACCCACCATTAATTCGTCAATATTTTTATGCGAAAGCTCACCATAGGATTTATATTTTTGTACAGCAAAATAAACATCGCCATTCTCTGCCTGATAAGCAAGTCCATTGTCTTGAATGGCTTGAACCATACTGATAATTTTATCCATATAATGGGTGGCTCTAGGCTCTTGATTAGGGCGAATTACATTCAATTTTGCTTCATCTTCCTGCATGTATTGAATGAATCTTTCCGTCAGTTCTGTGATGGATTCATTATTTTCAAGTCCGCGTTTAATGATCTTATCATCGATATCTGTGATGTTTCGAACATAAGTTACGTCCCAACCACTTGCTCTTAAAAAGCGTGTTATCACATCAAAAGAAACAAATACTCTGGCATGCCCAATGTGGCAATAATCATAAACAGTAATCCCACACACATATAAGTGAATTTTTCCTGGATGAATAGCTTTAAACTCTTCTTTTTTTTGTGTGAAGGTATTATAAATTTGTAGCATGCCAACAGGTCCTTAGAATTCTTAATTTTTATATTAGCCCATGAATTGTTGTCTAATCATAAATTTTCTCTGAGCCAATTCCACACGCTGGATCAAAGCATCTTTACCAAGAAAATCAAATATTTTTTGCAATTCAGGGCCATGCGTTTCACCAGTGAAAATTGCACGCAATGGCATGAAAAGTGCTTTGCCATTAAAGCCTTCTTTTTTCAAAGCCTCTATTAATGCTGAATAGGAAATTGCATCAGTTTTTAAATAATCTTTAAGGCAAGTCCAAAATTTAGTATCTATTTTAGACAAGTAACCTTTTGCTTCCTGAGAATATTCCAGTGAATCCTGATTGTTCAGTCTTTGACTCCAAAATTCCACATCTTTAGGAAAACTAATATTACCTTTTACAACATCCAAAAGCTTCTCCGCTTGTTGCACATGAACATTGTTTTTTTCTAGCCATTCTATCTGTGTAGCTATATCTGCTTTTTCCACTGCAATTTTTTGCCAATTGTTTAATTGCATTTCATCATATCTAGCCGCACTTTTATTGATATTGCCTAAAGCAAAGGCTTTACCAAGCTCATCTAAGCTTAAATAGCTATTATCTGTAATGTTATGACCTAAACGCGCAAGATAATTTAAAATAGCCAACTGCAAATAACCACCATCTCTCAGCTCTCTAATAGAATGAGAACCATTTCGCTTAGACAATGGCTTGCCATCAAAACCTAAAATCAATGCCATATGGGCATAATGAGGCGCTTTCAAACCCAAGGCTTGCAAAATAATCAACTGTCTTGGCGTGTTGGTCAGGTGATCTTCACCACGCAAGACATGCGTTACTTCCATTAATGCATCGTCAACCGCATTACAAAACATGAACGAAGCGGAGCCATCTTGTTTCTGAATAATAAAATCACCTAGATCGGCGCAATTGAACAATTTAGGACCTTGAATAAGGTCATTGAAGCGAATCTCTCCTGCATCAGCAACTTTAAAACGTAAAGCAGGCTTAATGCCCAATGCTTGTTTTTTCGCAATTTGAGATTCTGTTAAATGGCGACAAGTGCCGGCATATCGCGGTGCAGCTCCTGCTTGCAACTGTGCCTTACGCTGTAAGCTCAACTCAGCTTCTGTGCAATAACACCAAAAAGCATCTCCCTGCTTGAGGAGCTGCTGATAATAAGTTTCGTAAATTTCACCTCGTTGAGATTGAAAATATTCGCCGGTTGATTCACCCGCCTTTGGACCTTCTTCCCAATCCATACCCAGCCAATGTAAATCATTGATCAATGCTTGCGTATATTCATCTTTAGAACGCGCAGCATCTGTGTCCTCAATTCTTAGCAAAAAGGCACTCTTCTCACCTGCTGCCTGTTGAGATTTAGCAAATAAGTAACTAAAGAGTGCAGTACGTAAATTTCCTAAATGCATAAGCCCTGTTGGACTTGGGGTAAAGCGCGAACGAATAGTAACTTTGTTAGTCATCTAATTATCTCTTTAAGATTTATAGCGGTTAAAGCTCAATCATGGTACCCTACGGGCACCTTTTTAACAGCCTATGAGAATACGAAACAATGATTATACTCCATACCAATTTAGGAGACATCCACCTAGAATTGTATCCTGAAAAAGCACCCAAAACAGTGCAAAACTTTATGCAGTATGCCAAAGATGGTTTTTATAATAAAACTATTTTTCATCGTGTCATCAAAGGATTTATGATCCAAGGTGGCGGCTTTGCCACTGATTTAGATGAAAAGTCACCCCAAAATGGCAAAATTAGCAATGAAGCGAAAAATGGCCTCAGCAACCAAAAAGGTAGCATTGCCATGGCACGAACCAGTGAGCCACATTCAGCACAATCACAATTCTTTATCAATCTCGCTAATAATGAATTTTTAGATCACAAATCTGAGTCTATGGAAGGCTGGGGCTATTGCGTTTTTGGTAAAGTAACTCAGGGTATGGACATTGTAGAACTGATTGGCAAAGCTAAAACCGGCAGCCGTGGTTATCATGATGATGTTCCGCTAGAAGAAATCACCATCGATTCGGTTGAAGTGCTTGACGCTCAGTAAAAATCACACCCTCTTTGTTTCAGATGTTCACTTATCTGAAAATAAGCCTGAGCTTACAGCGCTTTTTCTTAAATTTATTAATGAAAAGGCACTATTTGCTCAGGAGTTATATATTTTAGGCGATCTCTTTGATGTATGGCTTGGCGATGATTTAATTGGTAATTTTGAACACGAGATTGCCACAGCCTTAGAGACATTAGCAAATGCAGGTGTTAAGACTTATTTTTTAGCAGGTAACCGAGATTTTTTTGTTGGTGAAAAATTTCTCAAGCTTGCCAAAATTACCGCGCTTAAAGATCCCTGCGAAATTTCCATATTCGGCTACTCTCTATTATTAACGCACGGCGATCTGCTATGCACGGATGATAAGCTTTATCAGCGTTATCGATCTTTTGTACAAAATCCACTTTCAAGAAAAATTTTTCTCCGCTTTCCAATACAATTTCGTAAATTAATTGCACGTAAATTACGTTCGCGCAGCAAACAATACCAACAGCGACAACCTATTGCAAAGTTAGATGTCACTGAAGAAGGTGTGCAAAAAATACTCGCGCAAAAACAAGCGAATGTAATCATTCATGGTCATGTTCATCGTGCAAATACCATTAACCATAATGTTAATGGTCGAGTAATCACTCGCTATGTACTGGGCACATGGCATCATACAGGTAGTTATATTGTGTTGGATACTCAATCAGTTGAAATAAAAGTCTTTCAATAAACTTAAGCGATTAGACATTCGCTAATGCTGGCGTTTGTATACCCTTCACAGATGAATCTTCGGTGTTGTTGGCTTCGCGTATCTCACAATAGTCATGTATTTTGTATACACTCCTATTGCTCGAACACTCGCCGCCTAACCGATGAACTATCTGTTGTGGGTATAGATTGCTTATTTTATTTTCAGTTACTGGCTTGAATTGATTCCCTTCGCGCTGATAATTAATAATATAAATACTTTCATAACCTGTTCCTAATTTGGTTGAATTATTAAAGTATTGATACAGTACAGCACAAAGAATAAATCCAAATAGCAAGTAAATGAAATTTCTCGAAATTATCTTTGCTTTCGCGGAAAACAGTTGACTTTCATAAAGTGGGTTTCTACGTTCGTAGTGAGATAGATAATCAGTTCGGATTTTTTGTTGGCTCATACGCTTTCCTTGTCGTTTATTTTAATAATAGCGCCGGCCAAAACTCTCTTCAACTGTACATATTATTCTTTATCTTTTCATTTTTAACAAGAATTTATTATTATTTATAATGATTCAAAACGATAACCCTCAATATAATCAAGCTCATCTGCAAAAAAACCAGCTTGCATTCTTGCCGCGATATTGTATGGTCCTCTTAAATAATCAGCTGCATGTTTTTGCACTAATACTTTAAATGTTTGCAAGGCATCAAGCTGTCTTTCTTTGCACAAAAAATGATACCAATGATTTCCAATCTGGACATGATTTTTTTCATCATGAAAAATAATTTTCAAAATAGATGCGCCAATTTTATCACCTGATTTTTCAAGTTTCTCTGCCATAAAAGGTGCGACATCTAAACCACGTGCCTCTAATAATCGTGGCACACAAGCCATACGTGCCAATACATCATAAGATGTATCAATTGCCATTTGCCATAGACCATCATGCACAGAAAAATCACCGTAAGCATATCCCATATTTGCTAAATGTTGATTCAATAAATGAAAATGATAAGCTTCTTCTGCAGCAACACCTAACCAATCAACATAATATTGCTCAGGCATAGTTTCAAATCTGCATAAAGCATCTAATGCTAAATTAATGGCATTAAACTCAATATGACAAACTGCATGAATCATAGAAGCACGTCCTTGCGAACTCCCGACACGTCTTGCTTTGAGTGCGTTGGGGTTTACCCAGCTTAAATTAGACGGAAAACCAACCTCATTTATACAAAAAGAATGTGATCGCTGAAAAGTGATCTGCTCGAAGAGAAATGCATTATATAATTCTCGAATGCAGTATATTTTTTCTTCAGGATCTTGCAAAGCAAGAACATGATTTGCTCTGTCAAATAAAGAGTTCAGATTCATTCATTGTTACTCAATAGATTATATTAAACGGTAATATTAAATGACTTATCACCAAACTGCTAGCACATAGGTCAGAAGATTAAGTCTTGAGACAATCTGTTGTAGCTACAACTCATAATTATATTGGGAACTCTTTCAGACAAACCCAAGTCATTTAGGTAATGAATAATTAGGAGTCTTAAAAGCCATGACTGCCCCTACCCCCGAAGAAATTGAAGCCGTTGGAGATGCATTAATCACACTAACGCACACCGAGTATTCAGAAGAACAGCTGGATGAAATGAATCATTTTTTAAAAAGCTATACTGAAGACTATGCAAAAGAAAGTATAACCACTTTATTTGAAAAAGAAGATAAGTGTTTAGAAGCATTAGAAACACTTCATATTTTTGTTGAAAAATACCATAGCCATGGAGAAATATATCATGAATTAAAGATGGAAATGGATGAGGTTGCTTTTTACATCAATGAAGAGCCAGGTTCCATTTTTCTGTAGAACCTAGCTCTTATCTCATTACATCCTTGTGAGTTTTTTTATAAATTTACTTAAGATAAAACAAGCTCATCGTTCTTTACATGCACACGTATCACACTGCCTGCTTGATAATCTCCTCGCAAAATAGCTTGTGAAAGCGGATTTTCTAGATACTGTCTTAAGGCACGACGCAAAGGTCTTGCACCATATAGTGGGTCATAGCCAATATGTGCAAGCTTATCTAAGGCATCTTCTTCTACCTCAAGCGATAAACCTATTTCTTGTAAACGTTCTCGTATCTCTGCCAATTGTATTTTTAAAATGTCATGAATATGCGTTTGATTCAATGCATGGAATACAATAGTTTCATCAATACGAT is part of the Candidatus Berkiella cookevillensis genome and harbors:
- a CDS encoding UDP-2,3-diacylglucosamine diphosphatase; translation: MTLSKNHTLFVSDVHLSENKPELTALFLKFINEKALFAQELYILGDLFDVWLGDDLIGNFEHEIATALETLANAGVKTYFLAGNRDFFVGEKFLKLAKITALKDPCEISIFGYSLLLTHGDLLCTDDKLYQRYRSFVQNPLSRKIFLRFPIQFRKLIARKLRSRSKQYQQRQPIAKLDVTEEGVQKILAQKQANVIIHGHVHRANTINHNVNGRVITRYVLGTWHHTGSYIVLDTQSVEIKVFQ
- the dtd gene encoding D-aminoacyl-tRNA deacylase; this translates as MIALLQRVSMAEVWIEGKRFNRIEKGLLVFLGIDKNDAQNPLVKTEIARLADKILAYRIFVDEKDLMNLNVMQTSGELLIVSQFTLVADTHKGLRPSFSKAADPKEALPLYEYFIQYLSGQYSKVKTGVFGAKMEVGLVNDGPATFVLSSLSA
- a CDS encoding ferritin-like domain-containing protein, giving the protein MNLNSLFDRANHVLALQDPEEKIYCIRELYNAFLFEQITFQRSHSFCINEVGFPSNLSWVNPNALKARRVGSSQGRASMIHAVCHIEFNAINLALDALCRFETMPEQYYVDWLGVAAEEAYHFHLLNQHLANMGYAYGDFSVHDGLWQMAIDTSYDVLARMACVPRLLEARGLDVAPFMAEKLEKSGDKIGASILKIIFHDEKNHVQIGNHWYHFLCKERQLDALQTFKVLVQKHAADYLRGPYNIAARMQAGFFADELDYIEGYRFESL
- a CDS encoding peptidylprolyl isomerase, which codes for MIILHTNLGDIHLELYPEKAPKTVQNFMQYAKDGFYNKTIFHRVIKGFMIQGGGFATDLDEKSPQNGKISNEAKNGLSNQKGSIAMARTSEPHSAQSQFFINLANNEFLDHKSESMEGWGYCVFGKVTQGMDIVELIGKAKTGSRGYHDDVPLEEITIDSVEVLDAQ
- the cysS gene encoding cysteine--tRNA ligase; translated protein: MLQIYNTFTQKKEEFKAIHPGKIHLYVCGITVYDYCHIGHARVFVSFDVITRFLRASGWDVTYVRNITDIDDKIIKRGLENNESITELTERFIQYMQEDEAKLNVIRPNQEPRATHYMDKIISMVQAIQDNGLAYQAENGDVYFAVQKYKSYGELSHKNIDELMVGARVDVQEAKRSPLDFVLWKKSKANEPSWASPWGEGRPGWHIECSAMSTDCLGDHFDIHGGGADLVFPHHENERAQSESATHKTFVNHWMHVGFVQVSKEKMSKSLGNFFTIREVLAQYDAEVVRYFLISSHYRSPVNYSVENLDQAKQSIGRLYTALKGLDLNKTSPAKDNPWKEKFFQAMNDDFNTPQALAVMFDLANKINIAKTEKDMVAANELANILLSLGEILGILDKDVELFFKGDNQENDAIELLIAERIQARAEKNWAKADQIRTQLTEMGIAIEDSEKGSTWRKL
- the gltX gene encoding glutamate--tRNA ligase — translated: MTNKVTIRSRFTPSPTGLMHLGNLRTALFSYLFAKSQQAAGEKSAFLLRIEDTDAARSKDEYTQALINDLHWLGMDWEEGPKAGESTGEYFQSQRGEIYETYYQQLLKQGDAFWCYCTEAELSLQRKAQLQAGAAPRYAGTCRHLTESQIAKKQALGIKPALRFKVADAGEIRFNDLIQGPKLFNCADLGDFIIQKQDGSASFMFCNAVDDALMEVTHVLRGEDHLTNTPRQLIILQALGLKAPHYAHMALILGFDGKPLSKRNGSHSIRELRDGGYLQLAILNYLARLGHNITDNSYLSLDELGKAFALGNINKSAARYDEMQLNNWQKIAVEKADIATQIEWLEKNNVHVQQAEKLLDVVKGNISFPKDVEFWSQRLNNQDSLEYSQEAKGYLSKIDTKFWTCLKDYLKTDAISYSALIEALKKEGFNGKALFMPLRAIFTGETHGPELQKIFDFLGKDALIQRVELAQRKFMIRQQFMG
- a CDS encoding DUF3579 domain-containing protein, which produces MTEDKKPKKIIIEGVTEEGKTFRPSDWAERVSGQLSTFKNHRIYYSPMLRPSYSKGNRCVVLDPALKDTNPELYKHILDFAIANKLKICGEEDGDEQEDNENNQKT
- a CDS encoding FMN-binding glutamate synthase family protein, with protein sequence MLSELSSFIQITIDILSGIMVFLFLGAAITAIYMYIADKIQTEQAIRHNYPLIGRFRYFFEELGTFFRQYFFAFDREELPFNRADRSWVYRAAKNVDTTLAFGSTRSLTSVGTVLFANCTFPTLSTDAVEPGSATIGPFCRHPFTTKSFFNISAMSYGSISRPAILALSNGAHTAGCWLNTGEGGLSPYHLEGGCDIVFQIGTAKYGARELDGSLSDTKLKELSNIPQIRMFELKLSQGAKPGKGGILPAKKVNPEIASIRGIPVWHDSISPNRHTDINSNQDLLKILDHIREVTGKPVGFKLVIGNQEWIEEFCLDIIEFGIEKAPDFITIDSADGGSGAAPQPLMDYVGLVIRESLPIVTDALIKHNLKERIKIIASGKLITPSDVAWALATGADFVQTARGFMFALGCIQALQCNKDTCPTGVTTHNKRLQKGLDPLKKAVRVANYHMNMTHDVGMIAHSCGVAEPRMLTREHVRIVNEKGISIPYTEYLKENKL